A window from Enterocloster bolteae encodes these proteins:
- the hprK gene encoding HPr(Ser) kinase/phosphatase has protein sequence MHGVTISELIKKMKLKNTTPEIDTDKIVLTHPDVNRPALQLTGFFDHFDRERVQIIGYVEQAYINTMDQEQKRRMYDKLTSSQIPCLVFSRDQEPDEDLLEFCNYYGVPCLVSDKTTSALMAEIIRWLNVKLAPCISIHGVLIDVFGEGVLIMGESGIGKSEAALELIKRGHRLVTDDVVEIRRVSDDTLIGSAPDITKHFIELRGIGIIDVKTLFGVESVKDTQSIDMVIKLEDWSKDKEYDRLGLEDQYTEFLGNQVVCHTIPIRPGRNLAIIVESAAVNYRQKKMGYNAAQELYNRVQANLGKGQEN, from the coding sequence ATGCATGGAGTAACCATATCGGAATTAATCAAGAAGATGAAGCTTAAAAACACCACGCCGGAGATTGACACGGACAAGATTGTGCTGACGCATCCGGATGTGAACCGTCCGGCACTGCAGCTCACGGGATTCTTTGATCATTTTGACAGGGAGCGGGTTCAAATCATCGGATACGTAGAGCAGGCATATATTAATACCATGGACCAGGAGCAGAAGCGCCGGATGTACGATAAGCTCACATCCAGCCAGATTCCATGTCTGGTGTTCAGCCGCGACCAGGAGCCGGATGAGGACCTTTTGGAATTCTGTAATTACTATGGCGTTCCCTGCCTTGTGTCTGATAAGACCACCTCTGCCCTGATGGCAGAAATCATCCGCTGGCTCAACGTAAAGCTGGCTCCCTGTATCAGTATCCACGGCGTGCTGATTGATGTATTCGGTGAAGGTGTGCTGATTATGGGAGAAAGCGGCATCGGCAAGAGCGAGGCTGCCCTGGAACTGATTAAGAGGGGACACCGTCTGGTGACGGATGACGTGGTGGAGATACGCAGGGTCAGCGATGATACCCTGATAGGAAGCGCCCCTGACATCACCAAGCATTTTATCGAACTGCGGGGCATTGGCATCATTGATGTAAAGACCCTGTTCGGTGTGGAGAGCGTTAAGGATACCCAGTCCATTGACATGGTTATCAAGCTGGAGGACTGGAGCAAGGATAAGGAATACGACAGGCTGGGCCTGGAAGACCAGTACACCGAGTTTTTAGGCAACCAGGTGGTCTGCCATACCATTCCCATCCGTCCGGGACGCAACCTGGCTATTATCGTGGAGTCCGCGGCCGTCAACTACCGCCAGAAGAAGATGGGCTACAATGCAGCCCAGGAGCTGTACAACCGGGTACAGGCCAATTTGGGAAAGGGCCAGGAAAATTAG
- the uvrC gene encoding excinuclease ABC subunit UvrC, with amino-acid sequence MFDLEEELKKLPASPGVYLMHNDRDEIIYVGKAISLKNRVRQYFQSSRNKTAKIEQMVSHIAWFEYILTDSELEALVLECNLIKEHRPRYNTMLKDDKSYPYIKATMGEDFPRLLFARDMKKDGRSRYFGPYTSAGAVKDTLDLIHKLYRIRTCNRNLPKDTGKERPCLNYHIKQCDAPCQGYISREEYQSNFNQALDFLNGRFDPLIKNLQEKMQTASDNLEFERAIEYRELLNSVKQVAQKQKITSSGMEDRDIVAMARDERDAVVQVFFIREGKLIGRDHFHISAATAENEGEILDSFVKQFYAGTPFIPRELWLQHPLGDEEVISQWLSAKRGQKVRLVVPKKGEKERLVELAARNAALVLSQDKERIKKEELRTIGAINQIGELIGIGGIRRMEAYDISNTSGVESVGSMVVYEDGRPKRSDYRKFRIKTVQGPNDYASMEEVLTRRFSHGMRETEELKEKGADLSMGSFTRFPDLIMMDGGRGQVNIALEVLDKLGLSIPVCGMVKDDNHRTRGLYYNNVEIPIDRHSEGFRLITRIQDEAHRFAIEYHRSLRGKGQVKSILDDIPGIGPARRKALMRHFKDIEAVRSASVEELEQTPQMNRRSAESVYRFFHGDKESDRTGGQAALQDNGKPGTSADPDGGAKTDFQIMETQ; translated from the coding sequence TTGTTTGATTTAGAGGAAGAACTGAAGAAACTCCCGGCCAGTCCGGGAGTTTATCTTATGCACAATGACAGGGATGAGATTATATATGTGGGCAAGGCCATCAGCCTTAAGAACCGGGTCAGGCAGTATTTCCAGAGCAGCAGGAATAAGACGGCCAAAATTGAACAGATGGTGTCCCATATTGCATGGTTTGAATATATCCTGACAGATTCCGAGCTGGAAGCCCTGGTGCTGGAGTGCAACCTGATTAAGGAGCACAGGCCGCGGTACAACACCATGTTAAAGGATGACAAAAGCTATCCTTATATCAAGGCAACCATGGGGGAGGATTTTCCCCGCCTTCTGTTTGCCAGGGACATGAAAAAGGACGGCAGAAGCCGTTACTTTGGTCCTTATACCAGCGCCGGGGCTGTAAAGGACACCCTGGATTTGATACACAAATTGTACCGGATCAGGACCTGCAACCGGAATCTGCCAAAGGATACGGGAAAGGAGCGGCCGTGTCTCAATTACCACATCAAGCAGTGCGACGCCCCGTGCCAGGGTTATATTTCCAGGGAGGAATACCAGTCCAACTTTAACCAGGCCCTGGACTTTTTGAACGGCAGATTCGACCCTCTCATAAAGAACCTCCAGGAAAAAATGCAGACTGCTTCGGACAATCTGGAGTTTGAGCGGGCTATTGAGTACCGGGAGCTGCTAAACAGCGTGAAGCAGGTGGCGCAGAAGCAGAAGATTACCAGCAGCGGCATGGAGGACCGGGACATCGTGGCCATGGCCAGGGATGAGAGAGACGCGGTGGTACAGGTGTTCTTCATCCGGGAGGGCAAGCTGATTGGCAGGGACCATTTTCATATATCGGCTGCCACGGCGGAAAATGAGGGCGAGATTCTGGACAGCTTTGTAAAGCAGTTCTATGCAGGCACACCATTTATTCCAAGGGAACTGTGGCTCCAGCATCCTTTGGGGGATGAGGAGGTCATCAGCCAGTGGCTGTCCGCCAAACGGGGACAGAAGGTAAGGCTGGTGGTTCCGAAAAAGGGAGAGAAGGAACGCCTGGTGGAGCTGGCAGCCAGGAATGCAGCCCTGGTGCTGTCCCAGGATAAGGAACGGATTAAGAAAGAGGAGCTTCGCACCATCGGGGCCATCAACCAGATTGGAGAGCTTATTGGAATCGGGGGCATCCGGCGCATGGAGGCGTACGATATCTCCAATACAAGCGGTGTGGAGTCCGTGGGTTCTATGGTGGTTTACGAGGACGGCAGGCCAAAGCGCAGCGATTACAGAAAATTCCGCATCAAGACAGTCCAGGGTCCCAATGACTATGCGTCTATGGAAGAGGTGCTGACGCGCAGGTTTTCCCACGGTATGAGGGAGACAGAGGAGCTGAAGGAAAAGGGCGCCGATTTAAGCATGGGAAGTTTTACCAGGTTTCCGGACCTGATCATGATGGACGGCGGCAGAGGACAGGTAAACATTGCCCTGGAGGTCCTTGATAAGCTGGGGCTTTCCATACCGGTCTGCGGTATGGTGAAGGATGATAACCACAGAACCAGGGGACTCTACTATAATAATGTGGAGATTCCCATTGACCGTCACTCCGAAGGGTTCAGGCTTATCACCAGGATTCAGGATGAAGCCCACCGTTTTGCCATTGAATACCACAGGAGCCTCAGGGGAAAGGGGCAGGTAAAATCCATACTGGACGACATTCCAGGGATTGGGCCGGCCAGGAGAAAGGCCCTTATGCGCCATTTTAAGGATATAGAGGCGGTGAGAAGCGCTTCCGTGGAAGAACTGGAACAGACGCCGCAAATGAACCGCAGGTCGGCCGAATCCGTATACCGCTTTTTCCATGGGGATAAGGAAAGTGACAGGACCGGTGGCCAGGCCGCATTGCAGGACAATGGAAAGCCCGGCACCAGCGCAGACCCGGATGGCGGGGCAAAAACGGACTTCCAAATTATGGAAACACAATGA
- a CDS encoding putative glycoside hydrolase — MKRWIAAGILILAMTGCSRYEPAKEMTRAQEESVQSEASGAQNGQETQEAEAADSQVITISTYPPRNPVKVKGIYVSAYVAGTGDMMDKIIEEIDRTELNAVVIDVKDDQGRITYAMDSPTVNEIGACQVFIQDMPALMAKLKEHGIYTIARVVAFRDPYLAEQKPEWSLHVADGKIYRDNKGLAWVNPYKKEVWDYLIEVGKKAGEAGFDEIQFDYIRFAVDKTMNDVVFDDADTQGRDKTQAITEFIGYAHDELAKEGLFVSADVFGTIMRSEEDAAAVGQEYEDMAEQLDYICPMIYPSHYGPGNFGIEYPDTQPYDTILNALNGSRELLAASAKEDAPQAVVRPWLQDFTASYLEHYIKYGDEQVRQQIQAVYDAGYDQWILWDAGVSYHYGGLLTPEEAEEEDQRISQSRAALETERDAAENVPAETVPAENAPPETVPPEAVPSENVPPETVPPAGAAR, encoded by the coding sequence ATGAAAAGGTGGATAGCAGCAGGCATATTAATCCTTGCAATGACAGGATGTTCCCGGTATGAACCGGCAAAGGAGATGACCAGAGCCCAGGAGGAGTCTGTGCAGTCTGAGGCATCAGGGGCCCAGAACGGGCAGGAGACCCAGGAGGCAGAGGCGGCTGATTCCCAGGTCATTACCATTTCCACATATCCGCCCAGAAACCCGGTAAAGGTAAAGGGCATCTATGTATCCGCCTATGTAGCCGGTACCGGTGATATGATGGATAAGATCATTGAGGAGATCGACAGGACAGAGCTCAATGCAGTGGTCATTGATGTGAAGGATGACCAGGGAAGGATCACCTATGCCATGGATTCCCCTACGGTAAATGAGATAGGGGCCTGCCAGGTTTTTATCCAGGACATGCCTGCGCTTATGGCAAAGCTTAAGGAGCATGGAATCTATACCATAGCCAGGGTGGTGGCGTTCAGGGACCCCTATCTTGCAGAACAGAAGCCGGAGTGGAGCCTGCATGTGGCTGACGGCAAGATTTACCGGGATAATAAAGGCCTTGCATGGGTAAATCCTTATAAGAAGGAAGTCTGGGATTATCTGATTGAGGTGGGGAAAAAGGCAGGCGAAGCGGGATTTGACGAGATTCAGTTCGACTATATCCGGTTTGCCGTGGACAAGACCATGAATGATGTTGTTTTTGACGACGCGGATACCCAGGGACGCGATAAGACCCAGGCTATTACGGAATTCATAGGCTATGCCCATGATGAGCTGGCAAAGGAAGGACTCTTTGTGTCGGCCGATGTATTCGGCACCATTATGCGCAGCGAGGAGGATGCGGCTGCCGTGGGCCAGGAATATGAGGACATGGCGGAGCAGCTGGATTATATATGCCCCATGATTTATCCATCCCACTACGGGCCGGGAAATTTTGGAATAGAGTATCCGGATACCCAGCCGTATGATACAATATTAAATGCATTGAATGGTTCCAGGGAGCTTCTGGCCGCATCCGCAAAGGAGGATGCGCCGCAGGCCGTGGTAAGGCCGTGGCTTCAGGACTTTACTGCGTCCTATCTGGAACATTATATTAAATATGGCGATGAACAGGTGAGGCAGCAGATACAGGCTGTCTACGATGCAGGCTATGACCAGTGGATTCTCTGGGATGCAGGGGTCAGTTATCACTACGGCGGGCTGCTTACTCCGGAGGAAGCAGAGGAAGAGGACCAGCGTATATCCCAGTCCAGGGCGGCGCTGGAGACAGAGAGGGACGCTGCAGAGAACGTTCCGGCAGAGACAGTCCCGGCAGAGAACGCTCCGCCAGAGACTGTCCCGCCAGAGGCAGTCCCGTCAGAGAACGTTCCGCCAGAGACTGTCCCGCCGGCAGGCGCAGCCCGGTAA
- a CDS encoding mannitol dehydrogenase family protein codes for MHLLDSELRNKEEWEAAEIELPKFDREAMKAATRECPQWVHFGAGNIFRAFPAACQQKLLNDGVEKTGIIVAEGYDYEIIKKAYRPQDDLSLLVTLKANGTIEKTVIGSLAQSLTVDRQDAEDWNCLKDIFASKTLQMVSFTITEKGYSITSADGSFRPDVKADFEAGPEQADSYIGKLSALCYWRYTHGAAPLALVSMDNCSHNGDKLYAAVDAYAKAWTENGKADSGFLEYIENPAHVSFPWSMIDKITPRPDDSVKKMLEEAGFTDTESIVTSKNTYVAPFVNAEEAEYLVIEDAFPNGRPRLEHAGVMFTTRDTVEKVERMKVCTCLNPLHTTLAVYGCLLGYTKISEEMKDADLVKLVEIIGYKEGLPVVTDPGILSPKKFIDEVLQIRVPNPFMPDTPQRIACDTSQKLSIRFGETIKEYMARPELDVKSLKFIPMVQAGWCRYLLGVDDEGNTFAVSPDPMYEGLAEKLQGVKVGEPCNVHEVLQPVLSDAKIFGVDLYEAGLGEYVESIFSELIAGKGAVRAALQKHLAEA; via the coding sequence ATGCATTTATTAGACAGTGAACTGAGGAATAAGGAAGAGTGGGAAGCAGCAGAAATAGAACTTCCAAAATTTGACAGAGAAGCGATGAAGGCAGCTACCAGAGAGTGTCCGCAGTGGGTGCATTTCGGTGCAGGCAATATCTTCCGCGCATTTCCTGCAGCGTGTCAGCAGAAGCTGCTGAACGATGGTGTTGAAAAGACCGGAATCATCGTGGCAGAAGGTTATGACTATGAAATCATCAAAAAGGCATACAGGCCTCAGGATGACTTAAGCCTCCTGGTCACACTGAAAGCCAATGGAACCATTGAGAAAACTGTGATTGGAAGCCTTGCCCAGTCCCTGACCGTGGATCGCCAGGATGCGGAGGACTGGAACTGTTTAAAGGATATTTTTGCCAGTAAAACCCTGCAGATGGTCAGCTTCACCATCACAGAAAAGGGCTACAGCATCACTTCGGCAGACGGGTCCTTCCGCCCGGACGTAAAGGCTGATTTTGAGGCTGGTCCGGAACAGGCAGACAGTTATATCGGTAAGCTCTCCGCCCTGTGTTACTGGAGATATACCCATGGCGCAGCTCCGTTGGCCCTGGTCAGCATGGATAACTGTTCCCACAACGGCGATAAGCTGTATGCGGCTGTGGACGCTTATGCAAAGGCATGGACAGAGAACGGAAAGGCTGACAGCGGATTCCTGGAGTATATTGAGAATCCGGCGCATGTTTCCTTCCCGTGGAGCATGATTGACAAAATCACCCCACGTCCGGATGACAGCGTCAAGAAGATGCTGGAGGAGGCAGGCTTTACAGATACAGAGAGCATTGTCACCAGCAAGAACACATATGTGGCTCCTTTTGTCAATGCAGAGGAAGCGGAATACCTGGTGATTGAGGATGCGTTCCCCAACGGACGCCCCAGGCTGGAGCATGCAGGCGTCATGTTTACTACCAGGGATACCGTAGAAAAGGTGGAGCGCATGAAGGTGTGCACCTGCCTGAATCCCCTTCACACCACCCTGGCTGTATATGGCTGTCTCCTGGGCTACACCAAGATCAGCGAGGAGATGAAGGACGCAGACCTGGTGAAGCTGGTGGAAATCATCGGTTACAAAGAAGGTCTTCCTGTGGTTACGGATCCCGGCATTCTTTCTCCTAAGAAGTTTATTGACGAGGTATTGCAGATCCGCGTGCCCAATCCTTTTATGCCTGATACGCCACAGAGAATTGCCTGCGACACATCCCAGAAGCTGTCCATCCGTTTCGGTGAGACCATTAAGGAATACATGGCAAGGCCTGAGCTGGATGTGAAGTCCCTTAAGTTCATACCCATGGTTCAGGCAGGATGGTGCCGTTACCTGCTGGGGGTAGATGATGAGGGCAATACCTTTGCCGTAAGCCCGGACCCCATGTATGAGGGACTGGCTGAGAAGCTGCAGGGCGTAAAGGTAGGAGAGCCGTGCAATGTACACGAAGTGCTTCAGCCTGTTTTAAGCGATGCCAAGATATTCGGAGTGGACCTGTATGAGGCAGGGCTGGGCGAATATGTGGAGAGCATTTTCTCTGAGCTGATTGCAGGCAAGGGTGCTGTAAGGGCTGCCCTTCAGAAACATCTGGCAGAGGCTTAG
- a CDS encoding helix-turn-helix domain-containing protein encodes MITYEPFWNTLKNSDESTYTLIYNHNLSSSTIDRLRKNKPLSTTTLNDLCRILDCDINDIISYQRSESDQFL; translated from the coding sequence GTGATTACATATGAACCTTTTTGGAACACGCTCAAGAATTCTGATGAATCCACCTATACCTTAATCTATAATCATAACCTGTCAAGCTCCACCATAGACAGACTCCGGAAAAACAAGCCGTTAAGCACCACAACGCTCAATGACCTCTGCCGCATTCTGGACTGCGACATCAATGACATCATATCCTACCAACGTTCTGAAAGTGACCAGTTTCTTTAG
- a CDS encoding glycoside hydrolase family 32 protein, with protein MKKYEKVRREDYEAWYRDNREYRERVRADESRLAYHLMPETGWMNDPNGLCQFQGLYHIYYQYTPFEPTGEIKLWGHYTTRDFIHYKQEEPALFPDQDLDAHGVYSGSAYVEDKTIHYFYTGNVKLFDRDDYDYIMSGRVSNTIHVTSRDGYHFSAKELVMNHKDYPAGMSCHIRDPKVFKKGEYYYMVLGARDALSKGMVLVYRSMDLTNWEYFNRITTEQTFGYMWECPDLFCLDGQLCLVCCPQGVKPMGTEYQNVHQCTVFCLDYDFRENTIRLNSQFPGMVDRGFDFYAPQTFLDEQGRRILIGWMGIPDAEYTNPTVKAGWQHALTMPRLLHMREGRLLQQPLEEMKELRRDRRDYDFWELGKGVETGLVFEACLSMESCSDMCLTIRDDVTLSYQNGLLTLDMGNSGSGRTRRSVLLEQLTDLRIFSDTTSLEIFVNNGLEVFTTRVYGDRPGMRIKGKCCGTVSVYELSGFIYE; from the coding sequence TTGAAGAAATATGAGAAGGTCCGCAGGGAGGACTATGAAGCATGGTACCGGGACAACCGGGAATACAGGGAAAGGGTCAGGGCGGATGAAAGCCGCCTGGCCTACCACCTGATGCCGGAAACCGGCTGGATGAACGACCCCAATGGGCTCTGCCAGTTTCAGGGACTGTACCATATATATTATCAGTATACACCCTTTGAGCCCACAGGGGAGATTAAGCTCTGGGGTCACTATACCACACGGGATTTCATTCACTATAAACAGGAGGAGCCGGCGCTTTTTCCGGACCAGGACCTGGATGCCCATGGCGTATATTCCGGTTCTGCTTATGTGGAGGATAAGACCATCCATTATTTTTACACAGGCAATGTAAAGCTGTTTGACAGGGATGATTACGATTATATTATGAGCGGCCGGGTGAGTAATACCATTCATGTTACAAGCAGGGACGGATATCATTTTTCTGCCAAGGAACTGGTCATGAACCACAAGGATTATCCGGCTGGCATGAGCTGTCACATAAGGGACCCCAAGGTCTTTAAAAAAGGGGAGTATTACTATATGGTACTGGGGGCCAGGGATGCCCTGAGCAAGGGAATGGTCCTTGTGTACCGGTCAATGGATTTAACAAATTGGGAGTATTTTAATAGAATTACGACGGAACAAACATTTGGCTATATGTGGGAATGCCCTGATTTGTTCTGTCTGGACGGCCAGCTCTGCCTGGTCTGCTGCCCCCAGGGGGTGAAGCCCATGGGAACAGAGTATCAGAATGTGCATCAGTGCACGGTCTTTTGTCTGGACTATGATTTTAGGGAAAATACCATCAGGCTGAATTCGCAGTTTCCCGGAATGGTGGACCGGGGCTTTGATTTTTATGCGCCTCAGACCTTTCTGGACGAGCAGGGGCGGCGCATTCTCATAGGCTGGATGGGAATACCGGACGCAGAATATACCAATCCGACGGTAAAAGCCGGATGGCAGCATGCCCTTACCATGCCGCGCCTCCTTCATATGAGGGAAGGACGTCTTTTACAGCAGCCTCTGGAGGAAATGAAGGAACTTCGCCGGGACAGAAGAGATTATGATTTTTGGGAGCTTGGGAAGGGTGTGGAAACAGGACTTGTGTTCGAGGCGTGTTTATCCATGGAGTCCTGCAGTGATATGTGCCTGACCATCAGGGATGATGTCACATTGTCCTATCAAAATGGCCTGCTGACCCTGGACATGGGAAACAGCGGAAGCGGCAGGACAAGACGCAGTGTTTTACTGGAACAGCTTACGGACCTGCGCATATTTTCAGACACCACTTCGCTGGAAATATTTGTAAATAATGGACTGGAGGTCTTTACCACAAGGGTGTACGGTGACCGTCCTGGTATGCGGATAAAAGGGAAGTGCTGCGGAACTGTAAGTGTCTATGAACTCAGCGGTTTTATATATGAATAA
- a CDS encoding sucrose-specific PTS transporter subunit IIBC has protein sequence MMDYAKTASLVIKYVGGKNNIKSVTHCATRLRFQLRDNGLRNEEAISDLEGVKGVFLTQSQFQIIFGSGIVNMVCDEVQKQLGTLEEKPEEKEEGKGNVVQRFIKMLSDIFVPIIPAIVAGGLLMGLNNLLTSPLVNGQSMIELYPMWQGLASAINTFANAPFTFLPVLIGFSATRKFGGNAFLGAAMGMIMVHPDLLNAYQIGLAQPPVWDIFGFQIAAIGYQGTVLPVLAVSWILANIEKRLHKVTPSWLDNLTTPLLSILVTSFLTFICVGPVLREAGNLLASGITWLYNTLGPVGGALFGFAYAPITMTGMHHSFIAIETQLLADSAHTGGSFIFSTASMNNVAQGAAVLAVLLMTKNDKMKSICSASGISALLGITEPAMFGVTLKLKYPFYAAMAGSAAGSAYLAATKTLAQALGAAGLPGFISMKPDHYMNFAIGIILSMGVSFALTMVFWKKFALGREDGPEKKDAGRAEGTETASDMEISRKIEMPQEIEQSREIITELYVPMKGQVLDVGQSADEVFASKALGDGVAINPAGGMVCAPCDGTISLLFPTKHAVGITSETGVEVLIHIGINTVQLDGQGFEAFVAQGDKVKKGHKLIAADLDLIREKGMNPQTMMILPEGGNLDVTVYPGGQADSGDLAVKAVKTVKTA, from the coding sequence ATGATGGATTATGCAAAGACGGCAAGTCTGGTCATCAAGTACGTAGGCGGAAAAAACAATATTAAGTCAGTTACCCATTGTGCCACCAGACTTCGTTTTCAGCTCAGGGATAACGGGCTGCGAAACGAGGAGGCAATCAGTGACCTGGAAGGGGTAAAGGGAGTGTTTCTCACACAATCCCAGTTCCAGATCATATTTGGTTCCGGTATTGTGAATATGGTCTGCGATGAAGTACAGAAGCAGCTGGGAACATTGGAGGAAAAGCCGGAGGAAAAAGAAGAGGGGAAGGGAAATGTGGTCCAGCGTTTCATCAAGATGCTCAGTGACATTTTCGTGCCCATCATTCCCGCTATTGTGGCAGGCGGTCTTCTTATGGGACTTAACAACCTTCTGACGTCCCCGCTTGTAAACGGGCAGTCAATGATTGAGCTGTACCCCATGTGGCAGGGACTGGCTTCGGCCATCAACACCTTTGCAAACGCACCCTTTACCTTTCTGCCGGTACTGATTGGATTCAGCGCAACCAGAAAGTTTGGAGGAAATGCGTTTTTAGGGGCGGCCATGGGCATGATTATGGTCCATCCGGATTTGCTGAATGCATACCAGATTGGCTTGGCACAGCCTCCTGTATGGGACATCTTTGGTTTTCAGATAGCTGCCATCGGATACCAGGGAACTGTTCTTCCTGTTCTGGCCGTCTCCTGGATTCTGGCCAATATCGAGAAACGGCTTCACAAGGTTACGCCGTCCTGGCTGGATAATCTGACAACCCCACTTTTATCCATCCTGGTAACTTCTTTCCTGACCTTTATCTGCGTGGGACCTGTGCTGAGGGAAGCCGGCAATCTGCTGGCCTCAGGCATCACATGGCTCTATAATACTCTGGGACCTGTGGGCGGAGCACTCTTTGGATTTGCATATGCTCCTATTACCATGACCGGCATGCACCACAGCTTTATTGCCATTGAGACACAGCTGCTGGCCGACAGCGCCCATACAGGCGGAAGCTTCATTTTCTCAACAGCAAGCATGAACAATGTGGCCCAGGGCGCCGCGGTCCTGGCAGTGCTTCTTATGACAAAGAATGACAAGATGAAGTCCATCTGCTCTGCATCCGGTATTTCTGCCTTGTTAGGCATTACGGAACCAGCCATGTTTGGTGTGACATTGAAACTGAAGTATCCATTCTATGCAGCCATGGCCGGATCGGCGGCAGGAAGCGCTTATCTGGCAGCCACCAAGACACTGGCTCAGGCATTGGGCGCGGCAGGACTTCCGGGCTTTATCTCCATGAAGCCTGACCACTATATGAATTTTGCCATTGGAATCATTTTGTCCATGGGCGTTTCCTTTGCCCTTACCATGGTGTTCTGGAAAAAGTTTGCTCTTGGCAGGGAGGACGGCCCGGAGAAAAAGGATGCAGGCAGGGCTGAGGGAACGGAAACAGCCTCGGACATGGAAATATCCCGAAAAATCGAAATGCCACAGGAAATAGAGCAGTCCCGGGAAATCATCACTGAACTTTATGTCCCCATGAAAGGGCAGGTCCTGGATGTGGGACAGTCCGCAGATGAGGTTTTTGCATCCAAGGCCCTGGGGGACGGCGTGGCTATCAATCCGGCTGGGGGCATGGTATGCGCGCCGTGCGACGGCACCATAAGCCTGCTGTTTCCGACAAAGCATGCGGTGGGAATTACATCTGAGACAGGCGTGGAAGTGCTCATTCATATCGGAATCAATACAGTACAGCTGGATGGGCAGGGATTTGAGGCCTTTGTGGCACAGGGGGATAAGGTAAAGAAGGGCCATAAGCTTATTGCCGCTGACCTGGATTTGATTCGGGAAAAGGGAATGAATCCGCAGACTATGATGATTCTGCCTGAGGGCGGAAATCTGGATGTGACCGTATATCCTGGCGGACAGGCGGACAGCGGGGACCTGGCGGTGAAAGCGGTTAAGACAGTTAAGACGGCATAA
- a CDS encoding LacI family DNA-binding transcriptional regulator: MSSGKITMDDIANMAGVTKSTVSRYFNGGSVRESTRERIQEIIREYNYEPNTFARLKAKESNVIGVVLPTLNSKVSSRVVTSIGRYLREQGYETLIKDSDHSVDLELKNIQRLITLKVDGIILSAITITEAHRKLIQGSPVPVVVLAQDYDGGISIVHDDYGAGKAMGVRVAKARPARVGYMGVSALDVAVGINRKQGVMDGLKEWGIKDVVTAAGDYSYASGIRMAEEMMDQGPVDAIICATDRLAFGAYHVLGERGLRIPEDVSVAGFGGYDESTLLKPDLTTLRFDSYGLGYLGAETILKMIHREPVPKKQIVDYTMIEGHSVKEQSDF; the protein is encoded by the coding sequence ATGTCATCAGGAAAGATTACCATGGATGATATTGCCAATATGGCAGGGGTTACCAAGAGTACGGTGTCCAGATATTTTAACGGAGGCAGTGTAAGAGAGTCCACCAGGGAACGGATACAGGAAATCATAAGGGAGTATAATTATGAACCCAATACATTTGCCAGGTTAAAGGCCAAGGAAAGCAATGTGATTGGAGTGGTCCTTCCCACCCTGAATTCAAAAGTGTCCAGCCGTGTGGTGACCAGTATCGGACGCTACCTGAGGGAACAGGGGTATGAAACGCTGATTAAGGATTCGGACCACAGTGTGGACCTGGAGCTTAAGAATATTCAGAGACTGATTACGCTGAAGGTGGACGGCATCATACTGAGCGCCATTACCATAACAGAGGCGCACCGTAAGCTGATACAGGGAAGCCCTGTGCCTGTGGTGGTGTTGGCACAGGACTATGACGGGGGAATTTCCATTGTCCACGATGATTACGGGGCAGGAAAGGCCATGGGAGTCCGTGTGGCAAAGGCCCGTCCGGCCCGGGTTGGGTATATGGGAGTGTCTGCCCTGGATGTGGCCGTGGGTATCAACCGCAAGCAGGGCGTGATGGACGGCCTGAAAGAATGGGGCATCAAGGATGTGGTCACGGCCGCCGGGGATTACAGCTATGCCAGCGGAATCCGTATGGCTGAGGAAATGATGGACCAGGGTCCGGTAGATGCAATCATATGTGCCACGGACCGCCTGGCTTTTGGAGCGTACCATGTTTTGGGGGAGAGAGGATTAAGGATTCCTGAGGATGTTTCTGTGGCAGGATTTGGCGGATATGATGAAAGCACTCTGTTAAAGCCGGACCTGACCACCCTGCGTTTTGATTCCTATGGTCTGGGTTATCTGGGGGCTGAAACCATACTTAAGATGATACATCGGGAACCGGTGCCAAAAAAGCAGATAGTGGATTACACAATGATAGAAGGTCACAGCGTCAAAGAACAAAGTGATTTTTAA